The nucleotide window TGGTCGGCTACACGCCGTCGCTATCCACCGCGGTGTGGGTGGGGACGGTCAAAGGCGACCAGCCATTGGTCACCGCTTCGGGCGCACCGATTTACGGCTCGGGCCTGCCGTCAGACATCTGGAAGGCCACCATGGATGGTGCCTTGAAGGGTACCCAGAGCGAGAGCTTCCCCAAGCCGACCGAGATCGGTGGCTACGCAGGTGTGCCCGCACCACCGCCGCCCCCGCCGGAGGCAGCGCCTCCTTCGGAGACCGTCATCCAACCCACCGTCGAGGTGGCGCCCGGAATCACCATCCCCGTCGGTCCACCCACCACCATCACTCTGGCGCCGCCGCCGCCAGCTCCGCCACCCGCTGACAATCCCAACCCGCCACCGTGACGGGCGTTCCGACACCGCCATCCACCATCTCGCCTATCTCGCCGCAGCCGTTGGCCGGCGATCGGCGCAGCGCCGAAAACCGTGATTGCCCAAGTCGGACTGATACTTTGGGCTCCGCTCTGGCGGATGTCATCGGTGGACCGGTGGGTCGACATGCCCTGATCGGGCGGACACGATTCATGACCCCGCTGCGCGTAATGCTGTTGATTGCGCTGGTGTTTCTCGCGCTCGGTTGGTCGACCAAGGCCGCCTGCCTACAGAGCCACGGGACGGGTCCGGGTGATGAAAGAGTGGCCAACTGGGACAACCAACGCGCCTACTACGAGTTGTGCTATTCCGATACGGTGCCGCTCTACGGGGCGGAATTGTTGAGCCAGGGCAAATTCCCATACAAATCGAGTTGGGTGGAAACCGACGCCAACGGCGCACCGCAGATTCGGTATGACGGCCGGATTGCGGTGCGCTACATGGAATATCCGGTGTTGACCGGGGTCTATCAGTATGTGTCGATGGCGATTGCCAAAACCTATACCGCGTTGAGCAAGGTCGCGCCCCTGCCGGTGGTCGCCGAGGTGGTGATGTTCTTCAACGCCGCGGCGCTCGGGCTGGCGCTGGCCTGGTTGGCTACCGTGTGGGCGACTTCAGGGTTGGCGGGCCGACGGATATGGGATGCGGCGTTGGTGGCGGCTTCACCCCTGGTGATCTTTCAGATCTTCACCAACTTCGACGCATTGGCAACGGCTTTCGCGATGGGCGGATTGCTTGCCTGGGCTCGCCGCAGACCGCGGCTTGCCGGCGTGCTGATTGGGTTGGGCGCCGCGGCAAAGTTGTATCCGCTGTTGTTCCTGGGCGTGCTGCTGGCGCTGGCAGTCCGGTCCGGTCGGGTCCGCGGAGCGTTGCATACCGCCCTTGCCGCCGCGGTGACGTGGCTGGTGGTGAATCTGCCCGTGATGGTCTTCTACCCACGGGGCTGGTCGGAATTCTTCCGGCTCAACACCCGTCGCGGTGACGACATGGATTCGCTGTACAACGTCGTGAAGTCATTCACCGGATGGCGTGGCTTTGATCCCACTCTAGGCTTCTGGGAGCCGCCGATAGTGTTGAACACTGTCGTCGCGATATTGTTCGGATTAGCCTGTGTAGCAATAGTTTATATCGCGCTTACCGCCCCGCAGCGGCCCCGGGTGGCGCAGCTGGCCTTCTTGGTGGTGGCGGCATTCCTGTTGACTAACAAGGTATGGAGCCCGCAGTTCTCGCTGTGGCTGGTACCGCTGGCAGTGCTGGCAGCGCCGCACCGTCGACTTCTCTTAACGTGGATGACAATTGATGCGCTTGTGTGGGTACCCCGCATGTACTACCTATACGGAAACCCGAATCGTTCGCTGCCGGAACAGTGGTTCACCGCAACCGTGCTGTTCCGTGACATCGCGGTTATGGTGCTGTGCGTGTTGATAATTCGACAGATCTACCGCCCCGGAGAGGACTTGGTGCGTTGGCACGGGCGGATCGACGACCCGGCGGGGGGAGTCTATGACCGCGCCCCAGACGCACCACCCGGCTGGCTGCCGGGATGGTTGCGTCCCCTCTCGACGCGGCGGACGGCGGAACCGGCACAACGGACACCGTCACCAGCGACTGCAGGTCGGGTGGAGTGATGCAGGTCGCGATCCCGCTGTTCCCGCGATTTACCGCACTGGATGCGGTGGGTCCCTATGACGTTCTGCAACGCGTTCCATCGATCGATGTGGTGTTCGTTGGGCATCAGCGCGGCGAGTTGCGCACCGAGAACGGGATGCTCGGCGTCACCTGCGATGCCACCTTTGACGAAGTCGGGGCACCGGATGTCGTGGTCTTTCCCGGCGGGATCGGGACCCGGGTGCTGCTCGAGGATGAAAGCATCCGCGGCTGGCTGCAGGCGGTGCATCCGCAGACCAAATTCACCACCTCGGTCTGCACCGGTGCATTGTTGCTGGCCGCGGCCGGCCTGCTCGACGGTCTGACCGCGACGACGCACTGGCGGGCCGGCGAGCTACTCAACGAGTTGGGCGCGCACTACGTGACGGAGCGTGTGGTCGAGCATCTACCGCAGCGGATCATCACCGCCGCGGGGGTGTCCAGCGGGATCGATATGGCATTGCGGTTGGTTGAGCTGCTGTTTGATCGCGAGGCCGCCCAGGCCACCCAGCTGCTGATCGAATACGATCCCCAGCCGCCTTTCGATTCGGGTGCGCTGGTCAAGGCCGATGCGAGCACCAGGGCCAGGGCCGCTGAGTTCCTGCAATCACGTAAGTGATCTTTGGCCTGATCCCGCGGATTTTTAGGCCGGCCCGCTATCCGGTAGCCTGGGGCGGTTGCCGACGCAGGCGACCCTCCTGCCACGGACGGACCGTGGCCGCGTAGACCAGAGGAGGTGATGAGGTCCCTATGCGTCCATACGAAATCATGGTCATCCTTGACCCCACGCTCGACGAGCGCACCGTCTCCCCATCGTTGGAGACGTTCTTGAACGTCGTTCGCAAAGACGGCGGAACGGTCGAGAAGATCGACATCTGGGGTCGGCGGCGGCTGGCCTACGAGATTGCTAAGCACGCCGAAGGCATCTACGTCGTCATTGACGTGAAGGCGGCCCCGGCGACGGTGTCCGAACTCGACCGCCAGCTGAGCCTCAACGAGTCAGTGCTGCGCACCAAGGTGATGCGTACCGACAAGCACTAGCTGTCAGTACGGTTGCCTAAGCTCCGCACAGGATCGGTTAGCGGCCCGAAAATACATGCTCATGACCAATGCCCACCAGGCGGACCCAGGAGGAAATTGTGGCTGGTGACACAACCATCACCGTCGTCGGAAACCTGACCGCTGACCCCGAATTGCGCTTTACGCCGTCAGGGGCCGCCGTCGCCAACTTCACCGTGGCGTCGACGCCCCGCATCTACGACCGTCAGACCGGGGAATGGAAGGACGGAGAGGCGCTGTTCCTGCGCTGCAACATCTGGCGGGAGGCCGCTGAGAACGTGGCGGAGAGCCTCACCCGGGGAGCGCGGGTGATCGTCTCCGGGCGGCTCAAGCAGCGTTCGTTCGAAACCCGGGAGGGCGAGAAGCGCACCGTCGTCGAGGTCGAGGTCGACGAGATCGGGCCTTCGCTTCGGTACGCGACCGCCAAGGTCAACAAGGCCAGCCGCAGTGGCGGCGGCGGTGGTGGCGGCTTCGGCGGCGGCGGTGGTGGCGGGGGTGCATCCCGTCAGGCGCCCGCACAGAGCAGTGGTGGATCGGGTGGCGACGACCCGTGGGGCAGCGCCCCGGCATCGGGCTCGTTCGGTGGCGACGACGAACCCCCCTTCTGATCAAACACCCCAGCATCTAGGACACAGGAAGAAAGACTCACATGGCCAAGTCCAACAAGCGTCGACCGGCTCCGGAAAAGCCGGTCAAGACGCGCAAATGCGTCTTCTGCGCAAAGAAAGACCAAGCGATCGACTACAAGGACACCGCGCTGCTGCGGACCTATATCAGTGAGCGCGGCAAGATCCGGGCGCGCCGGGTTACCGGCAACTGCGTGCAGCACCAGCGAGACATCGCGCTCGCGGTGAAGAATGCCCGCGAGGTTGCGCTGCTGCCCTTCACCTCGTCGACACGATAAACCCGCGGTAGTCGAAGCCTAACCGCTGAACGCCCAACGAAAGTACGCATAACGATGAAGCTGATTCTGACGGCTGACGTCGACCACCTCGGTTCCGTCGGTGACACAGTCGAGGTCAAGGACGGGTACGGCCGCAACTTCCTGCTACCGCGCGGGATGGCGATCGTCGCCTCACGCGGTGCCCAGAAGCAGGCCGACGAGATCCGCCGGGCTCGGGAAACCAAATCCGTGCGCGATCGTGAGCACGCCAATGAAATCAAAACGGCGATCGATGCCCTGGGTCCCGTCTCCCTGCCGGTGAAGACTGCCGGTGATTCCGGCAAGCTGTTCGGCTCGGTGACCGCTGGCGACATTGTCGCTGCCATCAAGAAGGCCGGTGGCCCGAACCTCGACAAGCGGATCGTCCAGCTGCCCAAAGCTCATATCAAGTCGATCGGCACACATGCCGTGGTGGTGAGCCTGCACCCGGAAATCGACGTCGAAGTCTCGGTCGACGTCGTCGCCGACAGCTAACTGCGCAACGCTGATACCCCGGGGATCCGTGGAGGCCCACCGGGGTTTTAGGCTGCGGTGAAATTGTTCGGCAATTGCTTTGCATGACGTGAGGGGCGGCTTGGTGCTGGCGAACAAATCCGAGGTCGCGTGAGCTCGACCCTCGTTACCGGTGATTAACTCCTCGAAAATCTCGTAGAAATCCAACACGCCCGGCGCAGTAACCTGGGCCGACACGCCGAAGAGATTCTTGTCCACATCGAATGTGCACCGTTGTACGGTGCGTATCAGCAGTGATGTCGTATCGCCCAGCATTGATCCACAGGTTTTCCACACCCCGCTTAACACAGGTGTCTTCGGATATGCACACACGATGCACAGCTTCATAAACAGCCACCCCTTGGAGTACTCGTCAGCAACGTCTAGCGTCGTCCCGTCGCGTGGCGATGTGGGAGCGTGCGAACGGCGACGAAGCGGGCTGCGGAGCGGTCGGCGGAGGAGCCGGGGAATTGAGTGGGCGGGGTTGTCTGTGCGGTGACTTACGCTCTGGATATTGGCGATCGAATGTACGTTCGGATGCTTGTGCCGGAGGAGGTGAGTGCCCATGGCGGTTGTTGACGACCTGTCGCACCCGGGCATGGATGCCCCGCCACCCAGCGAGGACTTCGGCCGTCAGCCACCGCAGGATCTCGCCGCAGAGCAGTCGGTGCTGGGCGGCATGTTGCTGAGCAAGGACGCGGTGGCCGATGTGCTGGAGCGGCTGCGGCCCGGTGATTTCTATCGACCAGCGCACCAGAACGTTTACGACGCCATATTGGACCTGTACGGGCGTGGCGAGCCGGCCGACGCGGTGACTGTGGCGGCCGAATTGGACCGTCGTGGGTTGTTGCGCCGGATCGGGGGCGCCCCATACCTGCACACCCTGATCTCGACGGTGCCGACGGCCGCCAACGCGGGTTACTACGCGGGCATCGTCGCCGAGAAGGCGTTGCTGCGCCGGCTGGTGGAGGCTGGGACGCGGGTGGTGCAGTACGGCTACGCCGGCGCCGAGGGGGCCGACGTGGCCGAGGTGGTCGACCGCGCGCAGGCGGAGATCTACGACGTCGCCGACCGGCGGTTGTCCGAAGACTTCGTGCCACTTGAAGATCTGCTGCAGCCGACGATGGACGAAATCGATGCCATCGCCTCCAACGGCGGGATCTCCCGCGGTGTACCCACGGGCTTCACCGAGCTCGACGAGGTGACCAACGGCCTGCACCCTGGGCAGATGATCATCGTCGCGGCACGACCGGGTGTGGGTAAGTCCACCCTTGGGTTGGATTTCCTGCGGTCCTGTTCGATCAAGCACCGCATGGCCAGCGTCATCTTCTCGCTGGAGATGAGCAAGTCCGAGATCGTGATGCGGCTGCTGTCGGCGGAGGCGAAAATCAAACTCGCCGACATGCGTTCGGGCCGGATGAACGATGATGACTGGACGCGGCTGGCTCGGCGGATGAGCGAAATCAGCGAGGCGCCACTGTACATTGACGACTCGCCGAACCTGACCATGATGGAAATCCGCGCCAAGGCACGCCGCTTGCGGCAGAAGGCGAACCTCAAGCTGGTCGTCGTCGACTACATGCAACTGATGACGTCGGGTAAGAAGCACGAGTCGCGGCAGGTCGAGGTCTCCGAGTTCTCCAGGCATCTCAAACTGCTGGCCAAAGAACTCGAGGTTCCCGTCATTGCCATCAGCCAGCTCAACCGTGGCCCCGAGCAGCGCACGGACAAGAAGCCGATGCTGTCCGACCTGCGTGAGTCCGGCTCATTGGAACAGGACGCCGACGTCGTCATTCTGCTGCATCGTCCGGATGCCTTCGAGCGAGACGATCCGCGCGGGGGAGAGGCGGATTTCATTCTGGCCAAACACCGCAACGGTCCGACCAAGACCGTGACCGTTGCGCATCAGCTGCACTTGTCGCGATTTGCCAACATGGCCAGGTGAGGTGGGCCCGCTGTCGGTCCTCATTCCTGATCGCCGCGTGAAGCGCCCAGGTGGATGGTGGTGTAGCTGCGCGGTCGGCTAAGGACCTGTGGATCGTCTGTACCGGATCCCTTATTCCTCATTCCTCGCCGAGGTAGGCGGCGGTCGCGCGGTCGGCGGACTGGCGCGCCAATTCTGCGTTCGCGCCACCCGCGACATTCGCCGCATACCATGCCTCCGACGCCATTCTCATGAAGCTCCGGCCCTCGTCGGTGATCACCCACTGCTGGCCGAAGGAGGGATCGACGGCTTCGCCGGTGCTCACGTGGAGTGCCAGCCCCAACAGCATCGAATCCCAGCCGATGCCGACCGCACCCGGTCCGTACTGGCGCCAGGTCTCGTCGTCGACATGGGCGATGTGCTCGACGACCAATCGGGCCCGGCCCGATCCCTCGCCCGAGACGCCCACCTCGATCCAACTCACGTTGCCCCCGTATTCCCAGGTGGCGGTGAAGCTCTTCGGCGGGTCGCAGGTCAGGATGGTCCCGTTGGCTTGGCCCTGCAACTGGTAGTGGCCACCCACCTCCAGTTCACCGGTGATCGGCAGAAACCACCGAGGGATTCGCTCAATGTTGGTCACCGCATCCCATAGATCTTCGGGGTCGGTGGCGTAGGACTGGCTGACAGTGACGACGTGTGCCTCGCCTGCCTCAAGCACGCGGGTGCCGACCGTGCGACGGACCGCGTTGATTTGATAGTCGACATCAACTTCGATCATGGTGACTCCCTTGCGTTCTTCGTTGTGATTTGCCGCGTGCGACCTCGGTCGCCAGCGCATTGAGGTGTGGTGTCCAGAACCGTCGGAACGTGTCCAGCCAATCGTCGATATCACGCAGCGGTGCACTGTTTACCGCGTACAGCCTGCGCTGCCCCTCCGGACGGACCGAGGTAAAGCCGCTGTCTCGCAGCACTTTCAGGTGCTGCGAAACTGCGGGCTGAGTGATCGCGAACTCAGCCTGGACGGTAGCGCCTATCGCCCCAGCGGAAAGCTCGCCGTCGGCGAGCAATTCGAGGATGCGGCGGCGTACTGGATCGCCCAGGACGTCGAACGCGTGCACAGCCGTACTGTAGAAGCTATGACTTATATAAGTCAATCATTATTATTCGGGTGCCGCAGGGACCTGCGGGACGGTTCGGGAGCTGCCCCTGCTGCAACGCGACAGTCAACCGAAAATCGAGGGTCTCCCAGACCGCTCGCATCCAAAAGTATTGACACTCCTCGACGAACAGCGCCAAGTCGCTAGTGTTCAAGTCGTGCCCAACCGACTCGACAATGTCGGCATCGCCGTCCGCGACATCGAGCCCTGCTTCAGACCCCCGACGGGCACGGCCGCATCGAACTGTTCCAGTACGTGCACCCATACGCGATCGAAACCGCCCCCGTCCAGCCAAACAGGCTGGGCATGCACCGCGTCGCGCTCGCCGTCGAGGACATCGACGCCGCCGTCGGAATCGTCCGCAAGCACAGTGGTGACGTCCTTCGCGGCGTCGCGAAGTACCAGGACGCTTACAAGCTCACGTACGTTCGTGGCCCAGCGACATCCTCGTCATGCTCGCTCAAGAACTTCCGATGTCCTGAGCGGTCTGACCGCGACGCGCCCCACCGGGTGCGCATCAGGTGCCGCGCACAGCATGTGTGACAACGATCCACGACCCGGGACTGTGCGCGGAAAGCCTAGAGTAGGTCCCTAGAGTAGGTCATTGACCAAGTGCGGGGCGCTCGACGTGCGCTCGACGATCTTGAGCAGCTGTGGCGAGACCGCGTTGCACAGAGGGACCAGATCCTCGCCGAGGATCTTTGAGCCGAATCCGAGGAGAGATCCGTGCCTATCACTCGTGTCGACAAGAACCTCGAAACTCACACGCTGACTGTCGTCGCCGACTACGACGCCCCGGCCGATCGCGTCTGGCAGCTTTACGCCGACCCGCGACAGCTGGAGCGGTTCTGGGGTCCGCCGACATGGCCGGCCACCGTTGTCGACCACGACCTTCGTCCCGGCGGCCGGGTCACCTATGTCATGCGCGGACCCGACAGCCAAAAGTCGGCCGGCTACTGGGACGTGCTCGACGTTGATCCGCCACACCGTTTCGTGGTCAACGACGGGTTCGCCGGCGAAGACGGTCAACCGGCGCCGAATCTGCCTACCACCCGCATGGAGCTGACCCTGGCCGCACGGGGCGACGGCGGCACCACCATGACCGTCGTCTCGACTTTCGCGTCGACGGATGCGATGAACCAGATGCTCGCGATGGGCATGGAGGACGGCATGCGCGAAGCCATGGGCCAGATCGACGGTGTGCTCACCGGGGCTGCCTGACTAGCTGGCCATCTCACACGCGCTCGGCATCCGGCATGGCCCCCGCGTGCACGGGGCTGCTTCCGCCTGGACTTTGAAGCCGACCTGTCGGCAAGCCCTCTCCGGGTAGCGCGATCATCGAATATCGCTTCCGGCCGCCGGTCGGCACGGCCCGCACTGCCCTCGGCGCGACTACTTATGTGCATAGGGCCCAATGCGACCCGGGAACGGTATGCACAATCACCTTGTCGCCCGGCCTTTTCGGCTGGCAAGCTCCTGCTCCTACTACCCGTGGGAGCCTGACCATGGCGTACCGCGGCCACGCGAAAACTATGTTGGCGGAAAGGCAGCTTGTGGTTGCTGGTCGTGAGGTACCGAACTGCATTCGGAGTTCCATGCCCTAATGCACACGAATTGGCCAATCCCGATCCGGACGCGTTGGTGAATGTCCATGCGCGTCGACGCCGCTAGATCAAGCACAGGTCTAGCCCCGCAACCGCACCGGCAGTGTGTCGGCCCCCCCAACCCTCGCCCCGTTGCGGCCCGGACGACCGCGGGTGGCAAAACAACCCTCGAGGGTGCCGCGGCGCTGGCGGCAGACCGAGCCATGCGCGCCGGGACATTTCACATGACGCGGCAAACCTGGGCCCCTGCTCGTATGCGACGCCTCGGCTGCGCGCGTGGCCCGGGAATCAGGAAGGCGAGGTCTTCGACGTGCTCGCGGCTGGACTGAGACGGGGGGGACGGTGGATTTTGGGGTGCTGCCTCCGGAGGTCAATTCGGGCCGAATGTATGCGGGACCGGGATCCTCCTCGCTGCTGGACGCTGCCGTTGCCTGGGAAGGGCTGGCCGAAGTACTGGATCGCGTCGCCGCATCGTACCGCTCGGTGGTGGCGGAGCTGGCCATCGATTCTTGGCTAGGGCCAGCCGCGGCGGCAATGTCCGCGGTGGCCGCCCATTGCATCGGCTGGCTGAGTTCCGCAGCGGTACAGGCAAAGCAAGCCGCCGGTCATGCCGAAGAAGCGGTGGCGGCTTTCGAGACTGCACATGCGATGACCGTGCCCCCCTCGTTGATCGCCGCCAACCGTAGTCAGTTGCTGGCGCTAGCTACGACGAATGTTCTAGGGCAGAACAGTCCCGCGATCGAAGCCACACAGGCCGAATACGCCGAAATGTGGGCGCAGGACGCCACCGCCATGTACAACTACGAAGCCGAGTCCGCGGCTGCGTCGGCGATGACTCCGTTCGAGCCCTTGTCTTCCGCCGCCGACTTGGGCGGTACCGCGGCTCAAGCCGCAGCTGTCACGGCAGCTGACAACACCGGTATCGAAACGAGCGTGCAGGCTGTGTTGACGCAATTGGTGACCATCTGTCAAGAGACCGTGCAAGCGTTGGCCACACCGGTATCCCAGCTCTACGCCACGCTACCTGGCGACATAGTCAAAATTCCCACGCCTATCGGGGATTTGGAAGTGACCGCCGCCTATTTGATGTCGACCTCAACCGCCGGCCTGGCATTTTCGGCAGTCAACATGGTCAAGTCGTGGACCCTGCACACGGGGACGGCCGGTGCGTGGCATGCTGCCTTTAGCGATGCTGATTCGCCACCCCGAGACGTACCCCCTTCCAGCGTGTTGGTCTCGCAGCCAGGCGGCGGGCCGGTCTCGGCTAGCTCGGGTCGCGCCGCAATGGTCGGAAGCTTGACTGTGCCACACGGCTGGACCCTGGCCGCCCCCGAAGTCAAGATGGCGGTCCAGGCACTACCCGGCTCGAGCCTCGGCCGCGCCGCGCTGGACGTAAGCGGCGCTCCGGCAGGGCTTTTGAGCGGAATGGCCTTAGCGGGCCTGGGCGGACGAAGCGCGGGCGGGGCACCTACCCGTACGCGGTCGGACACGACTCGAGAAGACAGCCAAGGTGAATCCGGATTCAAGCCGGCAGTCGTTGTCATCAAAGAACAGGAGCCCTAGCAGACGGACGATCCTAGCCAAACGGCGACTCCCAGCGTCAACCCGCAAGGCCAACGCCTGCCGACCGGCTGCCGACGCGGGAGGGCCGCTGCCTCAGTCGAGTTGGTGAGCTAGGACGCAAGTTCACAACGCCGAAAATCGCGCGTCCAACAGGTCTCATAGCGATAAGCACCGGCGGTAGGACCCTGAACAGGCAACGTGTTGTGCTTCAACGCATCACGACGAAGCAAGTACTCACCGCACCATGTTGGCGCCTTGCCGATAAGTCGGGTCATCATCGCGCAAACCTAGTCGACTAGCATCACACAGGACGGGTGGCGCCACCAGTGACTTTTGCACACTGTAGCTAGCGAATTGTTGGCAGTGTGCACAGAATTCCAGATGCCATCACTCCCTAAGCTTGGCGCGACACCCGCCAAATACGGGCCGGAAACCGGCAGCTTTGGACGCCGACACCCGATAACTGACGGGGGCGTAAATCCTTGTGGCACAGTCCGTGTCGCAATACATCTAGCGGTAGCCGCGGGGGTGAATTAAGTGCCGGCAAGAGGGCCGAAAGGTGGCACCAACCACCGCCGCAAGCGGAAAACTGAAGCGTTGCACGAAAACTTTTGGCGTGCTTATGCTTCAGCGACTCCTTCGACAGCAATCGCCGAGATCCCAAGGAGCCTCTAATGGCTATTCCGTCCGCTGTTCGCACGCCTGTGAAAGATGTGCTCGGTCGTCCGGTGTGTGATCTGCGGTTGTCGGTGATTGATCAATGCAATTTGCGATGTCAGTACTGTATGCCGGGGGAGGACTACACCTGGCTGCCCAAGCAGAATCTGCTCACGATCGACGAGATCAGTCGAATTGTCGATGCCTTCATGGCGGTCGGCGCCACAAAGGTGAGGTTGACCGGCGGTGAACCCCTGATCCGCCCTGATTTGCCGGAGATCGTGCGAGTGCTGGCGGCCAAGCTGGGCGGATCACCGGGTCTTAGGGATCTGGCAATCACCACCAACGGTGTGCTGCTGGAGGCCAAAGCAGCCGTATTGAAAGAGGCTGGACTGCAGCGTGTCTCGATTAGTCTGGACACACTACGCCCAGAGCGGTTCTTCGAACTAAGTCGGCGACGCCATCTGGAAAGGGTGATTGCCGGCATTCGGTCGGTGCCCGCCGCGGGGTTCACCGATACCAAGCTGGACACCGTGGTGATGCGCGGGGTGAACGATGATGAGATTCTCGATCTGATCGAGTTTGCGCGATCGGTTCCCGCAGAGATTCGATTTATCGAATACATGGACGTCGGTGGCGCCACCCACTGGTCTAAAAACAAAGTCTTTCCCAAAGGCGAGATGCTCTCCACGATTGGTCGGCGGTACGGGAAGGTCGAACCGCTTCCGAAGTATGACGCCGCGCCGGCCAACCGCTATGCGCTGCCTGATGGCACGACGTTTGGCATCATCGCCTCTACCACCGAACCGTTCTGCGCCACCTGCGATCGGTCTCGGCTAACTGCCGATGGGATGTGGCTGCACTGCCTATACGCCCTGGGCGGGACAAACCTTCGAGATCCGTTGCGGTCTGGTGTATCTGATGCCGAACTCGTTAACATCATCACCGATGGCTGGCGCAGGCGCGCGGATCGCGGCGCGGAGAACCGGCTGGCCCAGCGGGATCGCGCGGTGTTTGTCAGCATCGAAAAGCTCAAGCGAGACCCTCATCTGGAGATGCACACTCGGGGCGGTTAGGCGTGAGATTCATTGGCATATTGATGGTTTCCGTTAGAAGTATAGCGGCGAGGTGACAATGCACCGACGGATTGCCGC belongs to Mycobacterium basiliense and includes:
- the moaA gene encoding GTP 3',8-cyclase MoaA: MAIPSAVRTPVKDVLGRPVCDLRLSVIDQCNLRCQYCMPGEDYTWLPKQNLLTIDEISRIVDAFMAVGATKVRLTGGEPLIRPDLPEIVRVLAAKLGGSPGLRDLAITTNGVLLEAKAAVLKEAGLQRVSISLDTLRPERFFELSRRRHLERVIAGIRSVPAAGFTDTKLDTVVMRGVNDDEILDLIEFARSVPAEIRFIEYMDVGGATHWSKNKVFPKGEMLSTIGRRYGKVEPLPKYDAAPANRYALPDGTTFGIIASTTEPFCATCDRSRLTADGMWLHCLYALGGTNLRDPLRSGVSDAELVNIITDGWRRRADRGAENRLAQRDRAVFVSIEKLKRDPHLEMHTRGG